GTGCTGCCCAAGTTGCAAAGTGCCGAGCAGGCGCTGCTTTGGTCTCATTGGCGTCGCCATCACCAAGCCGTCGCGCGAGGCTGTCACTACCGAGCTAGACCACCCGACTCCAAACCGCGACTGTAGTATTAGCGCTCAGGCTTGCTCGTCGCTGGCAAAGTGAAAGGCGTAGCAGCGGCTGGCCAGCGGAACGCTGGGGCAGTCATTGCGCAGGCACAACCACCAGTGGGGGCGATCGCAGCCCAGCGCAGCCTCGCTCTCGCCCAAAATGACCCACTGGCGGGGATTAAAAATGGCATCCAGAAAGCGATACCAAAGCTCGCCTTCGGCCGTGATGGCAACGTCAAAGTAGCCTTCACGCCCGCGCGCCAGGATGCGCTCGTTGGCCTCGGGGAGCAGGCGGGCTTTGAGCTCGCGCGCCTCGCAGTCGTGGGCTAGCATGCTGGCTTGCGGCTGGCCGGGTAAGTCCCCCAATAGCCAATCTCCCCAACCGGGGGGACGGCATCGGGATGGCAGGATTCGAACCTGCGACTCCTTCGTCCCGAACGAAGTGCGCTACCAAACTGCGCTACATCCCGGTGCCCGCAACTTATGATACCACGCCGCGCTGTGGCGAAACGGCGGCGCTCGCCCTAGGATTGGGGCAGTCGCTGACATGCAAAAGGAGCGATCGCGGCGTGACGGCAAAGCCCGATTGGTTGCGAGTCAAAGCCCCCCAAGCCCAGCGCGTGGGCACGACCCAACACACCCTGCGGGATCTGGGGCTCAACACGGTCTGCGAGGAAGCCTCGTGCCCCAACATCGGCGAGTGTTTCAGCAAGGGAACGGCCACGTTTTTAATCATGGGGTCCAGCTGCACCCGCGCTTGCCCCTACTGCGACATTGGCTTTGACAAGCAGCCCAACGCCCCCGACCCCAGCGAGCCAGACCGCCTGGCAGCGGCCGTCGAGCGCATGCAGCTCAACCACGTGGTAGTCACCTCGGTCAATCGCGACGACCTTAGCGATGGCGGTGCCGCGCATTTCGTCCGCTGCGTCGAAGCCATCCGCCAGGCCTCACCCGGGACCACCATCGAGCTGCTGATCCCCGATCTGTGCGGCGACTGGGACGCCCTGGCCCGGATCCTGGCTGCCGAGCCGGAGGTGCTCAACCACAACATCGAGACCATCCCGCGGCTCTATCGCCGGGTGCGCCCGCAAGCTAGCTATGCGCGATCACTGGAGCTGCTGCGGCGCGCGCGCGAGCTGGCTCCCTGGATTTACACCAAATCCGGCCTGATGGTGGGCTGGGACGAAACGGATGCCGAAGTGCGCCAGGTAATGCAGGATCTGCGCGCGGCCGACTGCGACATTGTCACCATCGGCCAGTACCTGCAGCCCAGCGAGCAACACCTGGGCGTCAAGCAGTTCGTCACGCCGGCCCAATTTGATGCCTGGCGGGCCTACGGCGAATCCTTGGGCTTTTTGCAGGTCGTCTCCTCGCCGCTGACCCGCAGCTCCTACCACGCCGAGCAGGTGCGCGAGCTAATGCAAGCGCATCCGCGCGCCAAGGCCTAGGCTGTCATGCCGCTTGCAAGCACGCTTTTTAGGGCAACTGTGATCTTGATCGCGTTTGCTTCGGGACATTGCCCAATAAGATCCGGCTAGGAAACCAAGGCGTCAATCCTTCGTCCCAAGGTGCGGTTTGCGCTGGTAGCGATTGCCACTGCAAACAGGACTCTACTCCCCAAGACTGATGGAGCAAGGGCAACCGATGCCTAGAATGGCGGGTTGACTGTGGCGCTCAAGCCTCTCCAGGGCAGCTGTTTGCCCACCGCCCTTACCGAGCTGTTGGCCGAGACTGCTCGGGAATCTAATGCCAACGATCGTCACCTAAAACCAGCAACAATCGCGCGCTAACCGACTGCAGATGAGCCACTAAGGTGTGAGGAGGCTCCTGATGACGGCAACCCCGTTTGACGTTCGCATGGATGGGGAAGAGCTGCCGCCGGAGGTAGCTTTTGATACCGACGAGCGGGATTCCACTGAGAGCGGGACGCCGCTACCAGCTGAGGCAACCGAGCGGGGCGAGGCCAGCGCCAGCGAGTTTTTCCAGCACGCCAGCTACGGCACCACCGACCTCGTCCGGCTCTATTTGAGCGAAATCGGTCGCGTTCCGCTGCTCGAGCCAGACGAGGAAGTGGCCGAGGCGCAAAAAGTGCAGCGCTACATGCAGCTCCAGGAGCTGCAACGCCAGCTGGCCAGTCAAGGCAACGATGAGATGGCTCGCTTTGTTGCGCTCAACGAAGCTTACGAGCGCTTGGAGCTGCAGCTAGGGGCGCCGCCTTCCTGGGCGCGCTGGGCCAGCGAGGCCCAGATGAGCATCGCCCAATTGCAGCAGCTCGTGACTCGGTGCAAGCAGCAGTGGGCCGAGGCTGCCAGCCTGGGCGTGGCCGAGCTCGAGGCCATCCAGCAGGCAGGCACGCGGGCCAAAGAGCACATGATCCAGGCCAACCTGCGCTTGGTAGTCTCGGTGGCCAAAAAGTATCAAAACCGCGGTTTGGAGCTGCTGGATCTGATCCAGGAAGGGACGCTGGGCCTAGAGCGGGCCGTAGAGAAATTCGACCCCACCAAGGGGTACCGCTTTAGCACCTACGCCTACTGGTGGATCCGCCAGGGCATCACGCGCGCGATCGCTTCCCAAAGCCGCACCATCCGCCTGCCCGTTCACGTCACCGAAAAGCTCAACAAAATCAAAAAGGCGCAGCACCGCATCTCGCAGGAAAAAGGCCGCACGGCCACCATTGACGACATTGCCGAGGCCCTGGGCATTACGCCGCGCCAGGTGCGCGAAGTTTTGGCGCGGGTGCCGCAGGCCGTCTCGCTCGATATCAAGGTCGGCAAAGAACAAGATACCGAGCTCAGCGACCTGCTCGAAGCCACCAGCAGCCTGCCCGAAGACGACCTGGCCCAGGAAGCCCTACAGCGGGACGTGCAGTACCTGCTGGACGAGCTGACCGCGCGCGAGCGCGAGGTGGTTCGCTTGCGCTACGGCCTGCTCGATGGCAATGCCCGCTCGCTGGCTGAAATCGGCCGCACGCTGGAGCTCTCCCGCGAGCGGGTCCGCCAGATCGAGGCCAAAGCCCTGTACAAGCTCAAGCAACCCAAGCGGCGCAACCGCATGCGCGATCATCTCGCTTCACTCTAACCGAGGCCAAAGCCCGTACAAGCTCAAGCAACTCAAGCGGCGCGATCGCCTGGCCTCACTCAAAGCCCTCGCGCGCTAGCCTGAGGGGCGGCGCCCGCCAGAGCCTGCCCCATGACGCTCAAAAGTCTCGGCCTAGACGAGCAGCTCTACGACTACCTGCTGTCGGTTTCGCTGCGCGAGCCCGAGCTGCTACGGCAGTTGCGCGCCGAAACGGCCCACTACCCCAACCCGCAGATGCAGATTGCGCCCGAGCAGGGGCAGTTCATGGGGTTGTTGGTGCAGCTGCTGGGAGCGCAGCGGGCGATCGAGGTAGGGGTGTTTACCGGCTATAGCGCGCTCTGGACGGCCCTGAGCTTGCCTGCTGATGGCGAACTGGTGGCTTGCGATACCAACGCTGACTGTACGGCCGTCGCGCAGCGCTACTGGGAAGCCGCCGGTGTTGCCGGCAAAA
The DNA window shown above is from Cyanobacteria bacterium QS_8_64_29 and carries:
- the lipA gene encoding lipoyl synthase, whose protein sequence is MRYIPVPATYDTTPRCGETAALALGLGQSLTCKRSDRGVTAKPDWLRVKAPQAQRVGTTQHTLRDLGLNTVCEEASCPNIGECFSKGTATFLIMGSSCTRACPYCDIGFDKQPNAPDPSEPDRLAAAVERMQLNHVVVTSVNRDDLSDGGAAHFVRCVEAIRQASPGTTIELLIPDLCGDWDALARILAAEPEVLNHNIETIPRLYRRVRPQASYARSLELLRRARELAPWIYTKSGLMVGWDETDAEVRQVMQDLRAADCDIVTIGQYLQPSEQHLGVKQFVTPAQFDAWRAYGESLGFLQVVSSPLTRSSYHAEQVRELMQAHPRAKA
- a CDS encoding RNA polymerase sigma factor, RpoD/SigA family (sigma factors are initiation factors that promote the attachment of RNA polymerase to specific initiation sites and are then released; the proteins in this cluster is involved expression of genes important stationary phase, nitrogen promoter recognition, and light/dark adaption), producing the protein MTATPFDVRMDGEELPPEVAFDTDERDSTESGTPLPAEATERGEASASEFFQHASYGTTDLVRLYLSEIGRVPLLEPDEEVAEAQKVQRYMQLQELQRQLASQGNDEMARFVALNEAYERLELQLGAPPSWARWASEAQMSIAQLQQLVTRCKQQWAEAASLGVAELEAIQQAGTRAKEHMIQANLRLVVSVAKKYQNRGLELLDLIQEGTLGLERAVEKFDPTKGYRFSTYAYWWIRQGITRAIASQSRTIRLPVHVTEKLNKIKKAQHRISQEKGRTATIDDIAEALGITPRQVREVLARVPQAVSLDIKVGKEQDTELSDLLEATSSLPEDDLAQEALQRDVQYLLDELTAREREVVRLRYGLLDGNARSLAEIGRTLELSRERVRQIEAKALYKLKQPKRRNRMRDHLASL
- a CDS encoding SAM-dependent methyltransferase — its product is MTLKSLGLDEQLYDYLLSVSLREPELLRQLRAETAHYPNPQMQIAPEQGQFMGLLVQLLGAQRAIEVGVFTGYSALWTALSLPADGELVACDTNADCTAVAQRYWEAAGVAGKIDLRLAPATETLELLRAQGQLERFDFAFIDADKQTYDRYYEQLLPLLRPGGLIAIDNVLWSGRVADPQSSDPDTQALQALNAKLHRDERIDLSLLPVADGLTLARKR